From a single Candoia aspera isolate rCanAsp1 chromosome 10, rCanAsp1.hap2, whole genome shotgun sequence genomic region:
- the LOC134503509 gene encoding B-cell receptor CD22-like yields YLIPFSGSLGKPLSVKPLYLEAWEGSCVYISCSIGEVYEQRSVDPLSLVWYFEPAYEDALKDYKGELLYKSNSNQIADSVSPAFSNRVAFVGDLKDRNCSLKISHLRQNDTGMYGIRLYWKRGELHSEGQWLEKVSIKVHKSPSELIEIVSPEMEENKLYKLACWVPYYCFYEPIILTIQGLGDRPLSQKRTNENQKVRTELSLQPTWKDHGKQLTCLLKTHNGREIKKNFTKLEVKYAPKGVRLNADLGDTVKEGDNLSLECIVNSSNPNVHYYEWLKDGYVQRNSQGVSRTEISGLNEMDSGNYACRASNWIGRTVSENLMINVQYPPKVNILTLPSFIKEKDNVVLRCSATGNPPITGYEWYRSSMPGIINTEKELQFEAIRPSNSDTYLCVARNEIGNSSSSVTLKVHYCPKDVQLFHLNHLPIKEGDKVILKCSVGSSVPSHNWYNFLRSDAYIQKGHPSSELGFVAEPTPITSYGCEACNIIGCTFSPPITLDVLYGPKDVKLNQEPLGRIIEGSSLRLSCTVKMANPQKVSYTWYKNGQLLPLNSTENMIFFQNAHSTNSGIYHCTAKNTISIADSPAVRLDVYYGPRNVHLTLDNQQAVTEGMDVFLRCDNDAYPSAVFYKWYWKGQEIFKESSKILALHKIKVEQSGEYLCKAYNSVSDTESQLMTISVSCEYFPYKYMDTKLVGNQIQVLLIFVILHLYHADSGATVMKHTLIGLGVFLPLVFLTGLLHYGWKKWKKTMRSDIGSTQRSNSFFVRKAKREVLSSNNCRLNEGRTDRPVAFHNEEQEDTISYARLQFPPTGSKERTVYFSVMQPNLAPGSSDDRVVYSVLKKPALPPKNDSKVDYENVVNKEEEELHYSSLVNLAPQTRPINVDSETDSESQDSIQYAALKH; encoded by the exons TATCTGATTCCCTTTTCAGGTTCTCTAGGAAAGCCATTATCCGTGAAACCTCTATACCTAGAGGCTTGGGAGGGGTCTTGTGTGTACATTTCATGCAGCATCGGAGAGGTGTATGAGCAACGATCTGTGGATCCCCTTTCCCTTGTCTGGTATTTTGAGCCTGCCTATGAAGATGCCCTGAAAGACTACAAAGGAGAGCTCTTATACAAAAGCAACAGTAACCAGATTGCAGATTCAGTCAGTCCTGCGTTTAGTAATCGAGTGGCATTTGTGGGGGATTTAAAGGACAGAAACTGCAGTTTGAAAATTTCCCATCTCCGCCAAAACGATACCGGCATGTATGGAATCAGACTTTATTGGAAAAGAGGAGAGTTGCATAGTGAGGGACAATGGTTGGAAAAAGTCTCTATTAAAGTTCACA AATCCCCTTCAGAACTAATAGAAATTGTGTCcccagaaatggaagaaaacaagTTGTATAAATTGGCCTGCTGGGTACCTTATTACTGCTTTTATGAGCCCATAATATTGACTATCCAAGGATTAGGAGATCGTCCGTTGTCTCAAAAAAGGACCAATGAAAACCAAAAAGTACGCACTGAGCTGTCTTTACAGCCCACTTGGAAGGACCATGGGAAACAATTGACATGTTTGCTAAAAACCCACAATgggagagaaataaagaaaaattttACAAAACTGGAGGTGAAAT ATGCTCCCAAAGGAGTTAGACTGAATGCTGATCTTGGAGACACAGTCAAAGAGGGAGACAACCTCTCTCTGGAATGTATAGTTAACAGCAGTAATCCAAACGTGCATTATTATGAGTGGCTTAAGGATGGTTACGTACAGAGGAATTCGCAGGGTGTCTCCAGAACTGAGATCAGTGGTTTAAACGAAATGGACTCTGGCAATTACGCATGCAGAGCTTCTAATTGGATTGGACGAACCGTCTCTGAAAACCTGATGATCAACGTCCAGT ATCCACCAAAGGTCAACATCCTAACTTTACCATCGTTCATCAAAGAAAAGGACAATGTGGTTTTGAGGTGTTCAGCCACTGGCAACCCTCCCATCACTGGTTATGAATGGTACAGAAGCAGCATGCCTGGTATTATCAACACCGAGAAGGAACTGCAATTTGAGGCAATTCGACCCAGTAATTCTGATACCTATCTTTGCGTGGCCCGTAATGAGATTGGCAACTCAAGCTCATCTGTCACACTGAAAGTTCATT ATTGCCCAAAGGACGTCCAACTTTTTCATTTAAATCATTTGCCCATAAAGGAAGGAGACAAAGTCATCCTGAAGTGCTCTGTGGGCAGTAGTGTCCCCAGCCACAACTGGTACAACTTTTTAAGGTCAGATGCCTACATACAAAAAGGACATCCCTCCTCAGAACTGGGTTTCGTCGCAGAGCCTACACCAATCACTTCTTATGGATGTGAAGCATGTAATATTATTGGCTGCACTTTCTCTCCACCAATCACTTTGGATGTCCTCT ATGGCCCCAAAGATGTCAAACTCAATCAAGAACCACTGGGGCGGATCATCGAAGGTAGCTCTCTTCGCCTGTCTTGTACAGTGAAAATGGCAAACCCCCAGAAAGTCAGCTATACCTGGTACAAAAATGGGCAACTGCTGCCACTGAACTCTACAGAAAACATGATATTCTTCCAGAATGCCCATTCAACGAATTCTGGCATCTACCATTGTACAGCAAAAAACACCATATCTATCGCAGATTCCCCAGCTGTTAGGCTGGATGTGTATT ATGGGCCCCGTAATGTCCATCTAACTCTAGATAACCAGCAAGCTGTTACTGAGGGAATGGATGTCTTTCTGAGATGTGACAATGATGCCTATCCGTCAGCTGTTTTTTACAAGTGGTACTGGAAAGGGCAAGAGATCTTTAAAGAGTCTTCAAAAATCTTAGCACTCCACAAAATTAAGGTTGAGCAATCAGGAGAATATCTTTGCAAAGCATACAACAGTGTCTCTGATACAGAATCGCAACTCATGACCATCAGTGTATCCTGTGAGTATTTCCCTT ATAAGTACATGGACACAAAACTTGTGGGAAATCAGATCCAGGTCCTGCTAATCTTTGTTATTCTTCATTTGTATCATGCAGACAGCGGAGCTACAGTGATGAAACATACCTTGATTGGCCTTGGCGTTTTTCTTCCCCTTGTTTTCTTGACAGGGTTGCTGCATTATGGCTGGAAGAAATG GAAGAAAACAATGCGTTCAGACATTGGCAGTACACAGAGATCGAACTCATTTTTTGTGAGGAAGGCTAAG CGAGAGGTGTTGTCTAGTAACAACTGCAGACTAAATGAAGGTAGAACAGACAGACCTGTGGCCTTCCATAATGAGGAGCAAGAAGACACCATTTCATATGCAAGACTCCAGTTCCCCCCCACTGGGTCCAAAGAGCGTACTGTTTATTTCAG TGTCATGCAGCCAAACTTGGCACCAGGTTCCTCAGATGACAGAGTGGTCTACAGTGTATTAAAGAAACCTGCACTCCCCCCCAAG AATGACTCCAAGGTGGATTATGAGAATGTGGTGAACAAAGAAGAAGAGGAACTGCACTACTCTTCCTTGGTGAATCTGGCGCCACAGACCCGTCCCATCAACGTAGACTCAGAAACAGATTCTGAATCACAAGACAGTATCCAGTATGCAGCTCTGAAGCACTGA
- the LOC134503510 gene encoding G-protein coupled receptor 42-like, protein METWEIISLVVYGATILLGLPSNILALYIFYCRARVRLTPNLIYMINLCLSDLVFIFFLPLKMLEKGNVDWTMPGFLCPLYNLIHFGTIYTSACFLTAVSVGRFLGAVYPIHYQVYKKPRYSCLVSVGIWSLVASHGVLLFALEISRDTNSSLFAGNSSSCYHNFSEDQLALLGPVRLELSVVLFFLPLLITAFCYVGCIRVLVGSHLHLRKKRRAVRVAVATLSVFVLCFGPYNISHVVGFIYGEDVWWRTVALLPSACNAFLDPLIFYFLSSAMDDGIVQVWRSLRQKCSSIRMKIVLAHGKAKSQRGDSGIA, encoded by the coding sequence ATGGAAACTTGGGAGATCATTTCTTTGGTGGTCTATGGGGCAACCATCCTTTTGGGATTGCCCTCCAACATCCTGGCCCTTTACATCTTCTATTGCCGTGCCCGGGTTCGCCTGACCCCCAACCTCATCTATATGATCAATCTTTGCCTCTCTGACTTGGTCTTCATCTTTTTCTTACCTCTCAAGATGCTGGAAAAAGGGAATGTAGACTGGACCATGCCCGGCTTCCTATGCCCTCTTTATAATTTGATCCATTTTGGCACAATTTACACCAGTGCCTGCTTTCTAACGGCTGTGAGCGTGGGGCGCTTTTTGGGAGCTGTTTATCCCATCCATTATCAGGTTTACAAAAAGCCTCGCTATTCCTGCCTGGTTTCTGTGGGCATCTGGAGCTTGGTAGCATCCCATGGTGTCCTCCTCTTTGCTCTTGAGATCTCCAGGGACACCAATTCCAGCCTTTTTGCTGGTAACAGCTCTTCCTGCTATCACAACTTCAGTGAAGACCAACTGGCTTTATTGGGCCCTGTGAGGCTGGAGCTCTCTGTGGTCTTGTTCTTTCTCCCCTTGCTGATCACAGCCTTTTGCTATGTTGGATGTATCCGCGTCCTGGTTGGGTCGCATCTCCACCTGCGGAAGAAACGCCGTGCAGTGCGGGTGGCGGTGGCCACTTTATCTGTTTTTGTTCTCTGTTTTGGCCCTTACAACATATCCCATGTTGTAGGGTTCATCTATGGGGAGGATGTTTGGTGGCGCACCGTGGCTCTGCTTCCAAGTGCGTGCAATGCTTTTCTGGACCCCCTCATCTTCTACTTCCTCTCCTCTGCCATGGATGATGGGATTGTACAAGTTTGGCGCTCCCTGAGACAGAAATGTAGCTCTATCCGGATGAAGATTGTCTTGGCTCATGGGAAAGCAAAGAGCCAACGGGGAGACAGTGGTATTGCCTGA
- the LOC134503146 gene encoding free fatty acid receptor 2-like, with protein MADKIVVLIIYIFAFLVGLPCNLLACYSFLRKVRHKPVPIDILLLNLTLSDLFLLFFLPFKIAEVALNFKWPLPSIICPLVNFFFYSSIYLSTLFLMGVSIERYLCVAHPVKHKLNRRPTYAKIASLFIWLLACSHCGSIVFIVHFHGAQWSPTDNITCYKIFSADQLRIVLPFRLELFIVLFFIPFIVTVFCYANVIRILTTMPNIKTRKRQRAVGLAVATILNFTIAFAPYNISHVVGFVKNQSPSWRTETFCLTSLNTVLDPVIFFFSSSTIRTTFTECWIGICNKLRKHTSSCCPCCCRSCRDNAKEGGAGEVSVPSILAGSSTPTPFATLEPSGILEE; from the coding sequence ATGGCAGACAAAATTGTGGTCCTTATTATCTATATTTTTGCCTTCCTCGTTGGTCTGCCTTGCAACCTGTTGGCCTGCTACTCATTCCTGAGGAAAGTGCGCCACAAGCCAGTCCCCATAGATATCCTCTTGCTCAATTTGACCTTGTCTGaccttttccttctgttctttttGCCCTTCAAGATCGCAGAAGTTGCCCTAAATTTCAAATGGCCTCTTCCTTCCATCATTTGCCCACTGGTAAACTTCTTCTTCTACAGCAGCATCTATCTCAGCACCCTGTTCCTCATGGGAGTCAGTATAGAGCGCTATCTGTGTGTTGCCCACCCTGTTAAGCACAAGTTGAACCGCAGACCAACCTATGCAAAAATTGCCAGCCTTTTCATCTGGTTGCTGGCTTGTTCCCATTGTGGCAGCATTGTCTTCATTGTTCACTTCCATGGAGCTCAGTGGAGTCCTACGGACAACATCACTTGCTACAAGATTTTCTCTGCTGATCAGCTTCGCATTGTCCTCCCGTTCCGCCTGGAGCTCTTCattgtcctcttcttcatccCTTTCATTGTCACTGTTTTCTGCTATGCCAATGTGATCCGCATCTTAACCACCATGCCAAACATTAAGACCCGGAAGAGGCAACGGGCTGTGGGCTTAGCTGTGGCCACTATACTCAACTTCACCATTGCCTTTGCTCCCTACAATATCTCCCACGTTGTGGGCTTTGTGAAGAATCAAAGCCCTTCCTGGAGAACAGAGACATTCTGCCTGACTTCTCTCAATACAGTGTTGGACcctgttattttcttcttctcttcctccaccATCCGGACAACATTTACAGAATGTTGgattggcatctgcaacaaactCCGGAAACATACATCATCCTGCTGTCCATGTTGCTGCAGGTCATGTAGGGACAATGCCAAAGAAGGAGGAGCTGGTGAGGTATCTGTCCCCAGTATACTGGCAGGATCTAGTACGCCTACACCTTTTGCAACCCTTGAACCATCTGGGATATTAGAAGAGTAA